In Nitrosococcus halophilus Nc 4, the genomic stretch TAAATCCGGCGATCACGTCATTTTGTTCTTGGTGGACAAGCGCCGTATCCCCGAGGTGGAGCGCCTGTTCCAGGTCGGTTTTACTTTCCTGTGATCCAGATCATGATTTCGCTGCTGACAAGGTCTGAGGGCCATTGGCCTGGGGTAAAACCTGGGCTAAGTAATGTCCGGTATAGGAATCTTGGCAGGCGGCCACCGCCTCAGGGGTCCCCGTAGCCATAATCCTCCCGCCGCCCTCGCCCCCCTCAGGACCCAGGTCCACAATCCAATCAGCAGTCTTGATTACCTCCAGATTATGCTCGATGACCACAATGGTATTCCCCCCTTCTCGCAGCCGCAGTAACACTTGGAGAAGCTGGGCCACATCATGGAAATGCAGCCCGGTGGTAGGCTCATCCAGAACATACAGGGTCCGCCCCGTGTCCCGTTTGGAGAGTTCTTTCGCCAATTTGACCCGCTGGGCCTCGCCACCGGAGAGAGTCACTGCATTCTGCCCTAGCTTGATATAGGACAGTCCCACCTCCAACAAGGTCTGCAGCTTTCGGGCCACCGCCGGAACATTGGCAAAAAAATCCCGCGCTTCCTCCACCGTCATCTCCAAGACTTCGTAAATATTTTTGCCCTTATAGCGGATCTCCAGGGTTTCCCGGTTATAGCGCTTACCCTGGCAGACATCGCAAGCCACATAGATATCGGGAAGAAAGTGCATCTCTACTTTAATCAGGCCGTCCCCCTGGCAAGATTCGCAGCGCCCCCCTTTGACATTAAAGCTGAAACGCCCCGGCCCATAACCCCGGGAGCGGGCCTCGGGGGTTTCCGCGAATAGATTGCGCACAGGGGCGAATAAGCCAGTATAGGTGGCCGGGTTAGAACGGGGAGTGCGGCCGATAGGACTTTGGTCAATGGCAACCACCTTATCCAGGTGCTCCAAGCCCTCGATTCCTTCATAGGGGGCGGGATCAACCGAGGCCCGATTGAGGGTCCGGGCGGCAACCCGCAATAAGGTATCGTTGATTAAGGTGGATTTACCGGAACCGGAAACCCCCGTGACGCAGGTCATGACTCCCAGGGGAATCTCCAAGTCCACCCGGCGTAAATTATTGCCGCTGGCTCCCCGCAAAGAAAGCAGCCGGGAGGCATTAAAAGGCCTACGCTGGCAAGGCACAGGAATTTCTTTCTGCCCCCCCAGATACTGCCCGGTCAGGGAGGCCGGATTGGCCATGATCTCCGCCGGCGTACCTTGGGCGATGATCTCTCCCCCATGGGCCCCGGCACCAGGGCCCATATCCACCACATGGTCAGCCGCCCGGATGGCGTCTTCATCATGTTCCACCACAATGACCGTATTGCCCAGATCGCGGAGACGGGTCAAGGTATCCAACAACCGCTGATGATCCCGCTGGTGCAAACCAATGGAAGGTTCATCCAGGATATACATAACTCCCACCAAACCAGCCCCAATCTGGCTGGCCAACCGGATTCGCTGAGCCTCGCCACCGGAGAGAGTCTCGGCGCTGCGGTTCAAAGTCAAATAATCCAACCCCACATTGACCAGGAATGCTAATCGGTCTTGGATCTCCTTGAGTATGGGGCTGGCAATGGCACCTCGACGGCCCGGCAAACATAGCTGGGAAAACAAGTCCAGCGCCCGCCCCACGGGCAAGGCCGTAATCTCAGGCAGGCTATAATCCGCCACAAACACATGGCGCGCCTCTTGGCACAGCCGGGTACCCTGGCACGACGGGCAAGCCTGCACCGCCAAGTAACGGGCCAATTCTTCCCGCACCGCTGGAGACTCGGTCTCCCGGTAGCGGCGCTCCATATTGGGAATCACCCCCTCGAAGGCATGGCGATGGGTGGTCTGCTTATCTTGGCTGCTGAGATAGCGAAAGGTGATTTTTTCCCGGCCGCTGCCATAAAGCACTACCTGACGCACCGCTTCGGGCAAATCTTGGAAGGGGGTTTCCACCTCAAAACCATAATGCCGGGCCAAGGAAAGGATCATCTGGTAGTAATAGGCATTGCGCCGATCCCAGCCCCGCACCGCGCCCGCGGCCAAACTCAGCTCAGGGTGGGCCACCACCCGGAAGGAATCAAAAAACTGCTTCACCCCCAAGCCATCGCAGCGAGGACAAGCCCCCTTGGGGTTATTAAAGGAAAACAACCGGGGTTCCAGCTCGCTTAAGGAATAGCGGCACACAGGACAGGCAAAGCGGGCCGAAAACACCTGTTCTGGCAGGGCCGAATCATCCAGGGACACCACCCGGGCCAAACCATCGGCCAACTGCAAGGCGGTTTCAAAGGACTCCGCTAGACGTAGTTGGAGATCGGGGCGAAGCTTGATCTTGAAACGATCCACCACCACTTCGATGGTATGCTTTTTACTAGCCGCGAGCTTGGGGGCCTGCTCCAGTTCCACCACCTCACCATCAATCCGGGCCCGGATAAAACCCCGTTGCAGCAAATTTTCCAAAACTTGCAGATGTTCTCCCTTGCGCCCTTCCACCACCGGCGCCAGCAGCATGTATCGCCCGCCTTCGGGAAGGCTCAAAACCTGATCCACCATTTGGCTTATAGTCTGGGCTTCCAGGATAATCCCATGTTCAGGACAACGGGGTTCACCGGCGCGGGCATAGAGCAAGCGTAAATAATCATAGATTTCGGTGATGGTGCCGACGGTGGAGCGGGGATTATGGGAGGTGGATTTTTGCTCAATAGCAATGGCCGGGGAGAGTCCTTCAATATGATCCACATCAGGCTTTTCCATGATGGAGAGAAATTGGCGGGCATAAACCGAGAGGGACTCCACATAACGGCGCTGCCCTTCAGCATAAAGGGTATCAAAAGCCAGGGACGACTTTCCCGAACCCGATAGCCCGGTAATGACGATTAACCGCTCCCGGGGAAAATCCAGATCAATATTCTTTAAATTGTGGGTACGCGCACCGCGGATGCAAATCCGATCCATAGCCTTTAGCCCATCATCGATAAATCTTGTTAATATACGCGGCCAAATCGTAATGAAGCAAAATGAAGCACAGTAAATCAAAACGCCAATTCACCTTGGGGATGACCTCCCTGGAGCGTCGCGGCCTCTTTTCCCTGGCCGGCATCTATTCCCTGCGTATGCTCGGTCTATTTCTGATCCTGCCGGTCTTTTCCCTTTATGCCCACGATCTCCAGGGCGCTACCCCCACCCTGATTGGTCTGGCCCTGGGAGCCTATGGGATTACCCAAGCCCTGCTCCAGATCCCCTTCGGTTTGCTCTCCGACCGCATTGGGCGCAAACCGGTCATCACCGCCGGACTGATTCTATTCGCCTTGGGGAGCATGATAGCGGCCATGGCAGACACCATCACCGGGGTCATCATCGGTCGGGCGCTGCAAGGCACCGGCGCTATCGCCGCAGCGGTGATGGCCCTGGTGGCTGATTTGACCCGGGAAGAGCAACGCACCAAGGCCATGGCGTTGATCGGGCTCTCTATTGGGATGTCCTTTGCCATTGCCCTGGCGGTGGGACCCGTGCTTAACCAATGGATTGGGGTTCCGGGCCTGTTTTGGACCACGGCAGTGTTGGCGATTCTGGGAATTGGGGTACTCCACTTGGGCGTTCCCCACGTAACCGCCCCTCGCCACCACCTGGATGTAGAGCCCGCCCCGCAACAATTTCTCCGAGTCCTGGGAGATTCTCAACTGATGCGGCTGGCGTTGGGGATTTTTATTTTACACCTCCTGCTCACCGCCAGCTTTGTGGTTCTGCCCATTAGTTTGCGGGACGAAAGCGGTCTTGCCCCCAACTTTCATGGCTATGTGTATCTGCCGGTGCTGATCACCTCCATCCTCGCCATGGTGCCTTTTATCATTTTGGCGGAAAAAAAGCGCCGCATGAAAGAGGTATTCATCGGCGCGGTGGCCATTCTGGGCCTGGCGGAACTTGCCTGGCGCTATTTCCACCCTTCCCTGGCCGGCACCATCGCCGCCCTGTGGCTATTTTTCACCGCATTCAACCTGCTGGAAGCCACCTTACCTTCCCTGGTCTCCAAGCAAAGTCCAGCCGGCAGCAAAGGCACCGCCATGGGCGTGTACTCCACTTGCCAATTCCTGGGCGCCTTTGTGGGAGGCTGGGCCGGCGGGGCCGTCTATGAGCACTTTGGCCTCGAAGGGACCTTTACCTTCTGCGCCGGCGCCGCCGCCCTGTGGCTATTCTTTGCCGCCACCATGCGACCGCCCCAATACTTGCGCAGCCAAATTCTTTCCATCGGGAAAGTGGAACCCGACGAGGCTAAGCTCCTGGCTAAACGCCTTACCGAAATCCCAGGGGTCGCCGATGCGGTGGTGGTAGCCGAGGAGGGGGTCGCTTATCTCAAGGTCGATGATGAGCGGCTAGA encodes the following:
- the uvrA gene encoding excinuclease ABC subunit UvrA gives rise to the protein MDRICIRGARTHNLKNIDLDFPRERLIVITGLSGSGKSSLAFDTLYAEGQRRYVESLSVYARQFLSIMEKPDVDHIEGLSPAIAIEQKSTSHNPRSTVGTITEIYDYLRLLYARAGEPRCPEHGIILEAQTISQMVDQVLSLPEGGRYMLLAPVVEGRKGEHLQVLENLLQRGFIRARIDGEVVELEQAPKLAASKKHTIEVVVDRFKIKLRPDLQLRLAESFETALQLADGLARVVSLDDSALPEQVFSARFACPVCRYSLSELEPRLFSFNNPKGACPRCDGLGVKQFFDSFRVVAHPELSLAAGAVRGWDRRNAYYYQMILSLARHYGFEVETPFQDLPEAVRQVVLYGSGREKITFRYLSSQDKQTTHRHAFEGVIPNMERRYRETESPAVREELARYLAVQACPSCQGTRLCQEARHVFVADYSLPEITALPVGRALDLFSQLCLPGRRGAIASPILKEIQDRLAFLVNVGLDYLTLNRSAETLSGGEAQRIRLASQIGAGLVGVMYILDEPSIGLHQRDHQRLLDTLTRLRDLGNTVIVVEHDEDAIRAADHVVDMGPGAGAHGGEIIAQGTPAEIMANPASLTGQYLGGQKEIPVPCQRRPFNASRLLSLRGASGNNLRRVDLEIPLGVMTCVTGVSGSGKSTLINDTLLRVAARTLNRASVDPAPYEGIEGLEHLDKVVAIDQSPIGRTPRSNPATYTGLFAPVRNLFAETPEARSRGYGPGRFSFNVKGGRCESCQGDGLIKVEMHFLPDIYVACDVCQGKRYNRETLEIRYKGKNIYEVLEMTVEEARDFFANVPAVARKLQTLLEVGLSYIKLGQNAVTLSGGEAQRVKLAKELSKRDTGRTLYVLDEPTTGLHFHDVAQLLQVLLRLREGGNTIVVIEHNLEVIKTADWIVDLGPEGGEGGGRIMATGTPEAVAACQDSYTGHYLAQVLPQANGPQTLSAAKS
- a CDS encoding MFS transporter — encoded protein: MKHSKSKRQFTLGMTSLERRGLFSLAGIYSLRMLGLFLILPVFSLYAHDLQGATPTLIGLALGAYGITQALLQIPFGLLSDRIGRKPVITAGLILFALGSMIAAMADTITGVIIGRALQGTGAIAAAVMALVADLTREEQRTKAMALIGLSIGMSFAIALAVGPVLNQWIGVPGLFWTTAVLAILGIGVLHLGVPHVTAPRHHLDVEPAPQQFLRVLGDSQLMRLALGIFILHLLLTASFVVLPISLRDESGLAPNFHGYVYLPVLITSILAMVPFIILAEKKRRMKEVFIGAVAILGLAELAWRYFHPSLAGTIAALWLFFTAFNLLEATLPSLVSKQSPAGSKGTAMGVYSTCQFLGAFVGGWAGGAVYEHFGLEGTFTFCAGAAALWLFFAATMRPPQYLRSQILSIGKVEPDEAKLLAKRLTEIPGVADAVVVAEEGVAYLKVDDERLDKAALTEINPTNRDQPIAVK